Genomic window (Brevibacterium paucivorans):
TTTCTGACGGGGCCCTGGGATCACGATCCAGCTACATGTCCTCCCCATATCCAGCCGAAGGTGAACTGTATGAGACCGGAAGTGACGCCGGGCAGAACTATGGCATGCAGATCACCACGGAAAACGTGCTGATTGAGCAGATGCGGGATGCGTACGCTCACGGAATTGTGCCAATCGTCCACGCAATTGGCGACCAAGCGAACCATCACGTTCTCAACGCATTCGAGCAGACACAAACCGACCGCCAAGCCGCTGAAAAGCGCTTAGGGTATCCATTGCGCGCCCGGATCGAACACGCGCAGTTCGTGCAACCACAGGACGTTGCCCGGTTTGCCAAGCTCGACATCATCGCATCTATGCAGCCACGGCACTGTATTTCGGACCTGCACCTGCTCAACGCGCTGCGCCCAGACCCCAACCTGGCCGCATACGCATGGACCGCGCTCCTGGACGCAGGCGCACACGTGGCCTTCGGTTCCGACGGGCCGGTGGAACCCACCACCCCATTCGCGGCGATCTACGCCGCCATGACACGCGCCGACATCGCCGGTGACCCCACCACAACATTCCAAGCCCAGAACCGCATGGGAGCCTACCAAGCGATCAGGTGCCATACAGCGGGACCGGCGTTCGCCTCGGGCATGGAAACCCGGGCTGGCGCACTCAAGCCGGGCATGAACGCAGACTTCATCGCCATCAACCACGACCCCTTAAGTGTGACCGAGTTTGGCGACGACGACGCCCTGTTCGAACACGCAACCGCGATCCGCGACACCGTCGTCAACACCACCGTGGTGGGCGGTCGCATTCAGTTCCGCAGATGACGCCCGTTCCGCAGGTGAAGCGCGCGAAACCCCGCACGCGCCAGAACGTGATTAAGATAGACAGCAACTAAGATAAGTGAACAACTGACAACTGAATAACCCAACTCAATAGCCGTTTTAACGTGCTTGGGGAGAGGCGCACACGCTGCGTCGCCGAAGGGGCAATTCCCTCCCCCGGAAACTCTCAGGCCAACACACCCAAGCACAAAGGCATTCTGAAGCCCGATCCACGCCAGTCATCGAAGCACGTGCGCGGATCAGGTGACAGAGCGGGGAGGAAACCGATGTAATCGTTCCTACGTGAGGACTCATATGACCACCGGTTCCCACCAACCTGCAACATCGATGGCCGTCACTTCCGCCGTAACAGGGGATGCACCTCGGCCATTTTCTGACCGCCACATTGGCGCCCGTGCCCACGAAACCCAGCAGATGCTCGACGCGATTGGCGTGGACACGCTCGAAGATCTGGTTCGTCAGGCGTTGCCACAAAACGTTCAGTTCGAAGGCGAACTTGATCTGCAACAGGGTCTGGATGAGCACGTGGTTCTGGAGCAGTTGCGGGAAATCGCGGGCAAGAACCAGATGCGTGTGCAGATGATTGGTCAGGGGTACTACGACACCATCACCCCAGCCGTTATTCGCCGCAACGTTGCCGAAAACCCAGCCTGGTACACCGCATACACCCCGTACCAGGCTGAGATCTCCCAGGGTCGTCTGGAAGCGCTCATGAACTTCCAGCAGGTCGTCATCGACATGACTGGTCTGCCCATCGCCAACGCTTCGCTCCTGGACGAAGCCACCGCAACCGCAGAAGCTGTTTTGCTCATGCGCCGGGCCAACAAGAAGGGCTCCACGGTTGTTCTGGACTCCGAACTGCACCCGCAGGTCATCTCGGTTGTGCGCACCCGTGCGCATGCCATGGACTTCCAGGTGCAGGTCGCTGACCTGTCCCAGGGGCTGGTGGGTGACGACGTGTTTGGCATCGTGTGCGCCCAGGTGGGTACCTCGGGTGAAATCCGGAACTTCGACGACGCTGTGCGGGGTGCCAAGGAACGCAACGCGTTGGTGGTGTTCGCGACCGACCTTCTGGCTCTCACCCTCATGAAGTCGCCTGGTGAGCAGGGCGCCGACATCGCCGTTGGGTCCGCCCAGCGCCTGGGTGTGCCGCTGTTCTTTGGTGGGCCGCACGCCGGTTTCCTATCAGTCACCAGCAAGCTGCGCCGTCAGCTGCCAGGTCGTCTGGTTGGTGTGTCAACCGACCCTGAAGGCAAGGCCGCTTACCGCCTCGCCCTGCAGACGCGCGAACAGCACATTCGCCGCGAAAAGGCCACCTCGAACATCACCACCGCGCAGGCTCTGCTCGCTGACATGGCCGGGTTCTACGCGGTCTACCATGGGCCGGCCGGGCTGACGCGCATTGCCAGCCGCATTCACCGTTTGGCGCACGCGTTCGCACAGTGCGCGGCAAGTATTTCCGGCGCCGAGGTGGTAACAAGTACGTTCTTTGACACCGTGACGCTCAAGGTTGCAGACGCCGCGGCCGCTGTCGCAGCCGCGGATGAAGCAGGCATCAACATCCGCCACATCGACGCCACTCACGTGGGTGTGTCATTTGGTGAGTCACACGACGTGGCTGTGGCAAACACCCTGCTTGAAGCACTGGGTGCCAGCGAATCCATTGACGCTGACGAGTTCGACAAGGCCGGCGAAGGAACGTTCGGGCCGGGGCACGTGGCAGCGCCGCAGTTGCCGGAAAACCTGGTGCGCACCTCGGAGTTCCTCACCCACCCAACCTTCAACTCCTACGGCTCCGAATCCGACATGATGCGCTACATGCGCGAACTCGCCGACCGCGACCTGGCGCTGGACCGCACCATGATTCCGCTAGGTTCATGCACCATGAAGCTCAACGCGGCAGTCGAGATGGAACCCATCACGTGGCCGGAATTCGCGTCCATCCACCCGTTCGCACCAGCCCAGCAGACTCAAGGCTGGACCCAGTTGCTCACGGAACTGGAAGAGATGCTGGCCGAAATCACCGGGTACGACAAAGTATCCCTGCAGCCCAACGCGGGATCACAGGGTGAGCTTGCGGGTCTGCTTGCGTTCAAGGCGTACCACGAAGCAAACGGGCAGTCACAGCGCGACAAGATCCTCATTCCGGCTTCTGCTCACGGAACCAACGCGAGCTCCGGTGCGTTGGCTGGGTTCGACGTGGTGACGGTTGCGTCCGCTGAAGACGGGTCGATCGACGTGGAAGACTTGGGCGCCAAGATCGCTGAACACGGTGACCGGGTCGCCGGAATCATGATCACCTACCCTTCCACCCACGGGGTTTTCGAAGCTGACGTGCGCAAAGTGTGCGACATGGTTCACGAAGCCGGTGGCCAGGTCTACATCGACGGGGCGAACCTCAACGCCACGATCGGTTGGGCCAAGCTGGGTCAGATCGGCGGGGATGCTTCGCACTTGAACCTGCACAAGACCTTCGCTATCCCACACGGTGGCGGTGGCCCCGGTGTTGGGCCTATCGCGGTAGGTGCTCACCTGGCCGAATACCTTCCAGGCAACCCACTGGACGAACAGTACGTGGACGGAAGCAACGCGGACGGACTGCCTGTCTCCGGTGCCTTCCAGGGCTCGGCTGGTGTGACCCCGATTTCCTGGGCATACATCAAGCTCATGGGGCAGCAGGGACTGCGCGTAGCAACCGAGCACTCACTGCTCACCGCCAACTACGTGTCTCGTGAACTGCAGGACTACTTCCCAACCCTGTACACCGGTAACACCGGGTACGTGGCACACGAATGCATTCTGGACTTGAAAGAGATCACCGCTCAGTACGGGGTGACCGCTGAAGACCTGTGCAAGCGCCTCATGGACTTTGGGTTCCACGCACCAACCTTGGCGTTCCCCGTTGCGGGAACCGTGATGTTCGAACCAACCGAATCCGAATCTAAGACCGAACTGGACCGCTTCATTGTTGCGATGAAGAAGATCCACCAAGAGATCACGGCGATTGGTTCTGATTACAGCTACGAAGAGTCGCCTCTGGCACACGCCCCACACACTGCAACCGTGGTGTTGGGCGAAGAGTGGGACCGCAAGTACAGCCGTGAGCAGGCCGTGTACCCAGTGTCCAGCCTCAAACGCAACAAGTACTTCCCACCTGTGGGACGTATCAACAACGCGATGGGTGACCGCAAGCTGGTGCCGTTCTGCCCGCCACTCGAAGCGTTCGACGTCGATGCGAACTTCGACCTCGTCGCAATCTCGATCTAATCAACCTCACACTCAAAGGAGTCGACGATGACCAAACACACTCCGCTGTATGACATCCATGAAAAGCTGGGCGCTTCGTTCACCGACTTTGGTGGCTGGGAGATGCCACTGAAGTACCAGAACGAACTGGACGAACACCGCGCAGTGCGTGGCACCGCCGGTCTGTTCGACCTCTCCCACATGGGAGAAGTCCGCGTGAAAGGTGCCCAGGCTGGGGACTACCTGGACTACGCGATGTTGTCCAAGTACTCCTCCATGAAAGTGGGCAAGGCTAAGTACGGTCTGCTCATTGATGAAAACGGGCACCTGATGGACGACCTCATCACGTACCGTCTGGCAGAAGACGAATACCTGATCGTGCCCAACGCGTCGAACACCCCGGCTGACGTGGAAGCGTTCACGAAGCGAGTAGATGCGTTCCTGGCCGCTAACCCCGGTGCCGACGTCACGGTAACCGACGAATCGGCCGACACCGCATTGATCGCAGTGCAGGGGCCCGCTTCTGAAGACATTCTGCTGTCCACGCAGGACTCCGACGAAGCCCGCAACGCCATCAAGGAACTGGCCTACTACGCATGGGCACCACTGAAGGTAGGTGGCCTGGACATTCTGTTGGCCCGCACCGGGTACACCGGCGAAGACGGATTCGAACTGTACCTGCCCAACGCAGGCGCAGAAGAGCTGTGGAATGTGCTGACCGAGGTCGACGCAACGTTCGATCTGGTGCCAGCCGGCCTGGCTGCGCGCGACTCACTACGCCTGGAAGCCGGAATGCCACTGTTCGGCAACGAACTCACCAACGACATCACCCCAGTCGAAGCAGGCATGGGTGGCATGGTCGCAGGTGCGCTGAAGAACAAGACAGAATTCGTAGGACGCGAAGCACTCGAGAAGCTGGACACGTCGAAGGTCAGTCGCACCCTGGTTGGCCTTAGCTCGTCCGGCCGTCGCGCCGCCCGCAGCGGTGCCGAAATCAAAGCTGGCGAAAAGACGGTAGGGACGGTCACCTCGGGACAGCCTTCCCCCACCCTGGGACACCCCATTGCCCTTGCATACGTGGACGTGGACCAGGCAGAAGCGGGAACCGAACTGGAAGCCGACATCCGCGGCAAGCGCTACCCCTTCACCGTGGTAGAAACCCCGTTCTACCGTCGCGAATCCTGACCCGAAAAGTTAGAACTTTTTGCACTGAACAACCCATACATGAGGCACACTTGAAGTGATGCCCATCGTGCCCCAGCTCGGGCACCACGAAAGGAACACACATGGTTAACCTTCCAAAAGAACTGTCCTACTCCGCAGACCACGAATGGGTCAACGCAGCTCCTGACGCAATCGCTGGGGCGACCGTGCGCGTTGGTATTACCGAAGTCGCATCGGATGCGCTTGGTGAGGTCGTATTCGTAGACGCACCCCAGGTTGGTGACAGCATCACCGCTGGTGAAGCGTGTGGTGAAATCGAATCGACCAAGTCGGTGTCCGACCTCATCTCACCAGTTTCCGGTGAAGTTGTAGCCGTCAACGAAGCACTCGAAGACAACCCAACCCTGGTAAACGACGACACCTACGGTGAAGGCTGGATCTTCGAAGTCGCCGCAACTGAAGCCGGCGAACTCATGGACGCAGCCGCATACGCAGAACAGAACAAGCTCTAAAACGTTCACAGGGGGTGCGAGACTCGCTCACGCAGAGTCCCGTACCCCCTTTTTGGTGCTTGTTTTGAGAGTTCGGCGTGGAACCGTCGAGGTGGAACAGGGAGGACAACGATGCCAGTAAGTGTTTTCGAACTTTTCTCAGTAGGAGTGGGGCCATCGTCGTCACACACGG
Coding sequences:
- the gcvT gene encoding glycine cleavage system aminomethyltransferase GcvT, yielding MTKHTPLYDIHEKLGASFTDFGGWEMPLKYQNELDEHRAVRGTAGLFDLSHMGEVRVKGAQAGDYLDYAMLSKYSSMKVGKAKYGLLIDENGHLMDDLITYRLAEDEYLIVPNASNTPADVEAFTKRVDAFLAANPGADVTVTDESADTALIAVQGPASEDILLSTQDSDEARNAIKELAYYAWAPLKVGGLDILLARTGYTGEDGFELYLPNAGAEELWNVLTEVDATFDLVPAGLAARDSLRLEAGMPLFGNELTNDITPVEAGMGGMVAGALKNKTEFVGREALEKLDTSKVSRTLVGLSSSGRRAARSGAEIKAGEKTVGTVTSGQPSPTLGHPIALAYVDVDQAEAGTELEADIRGKRYPFTVVETPFYRRES
- the gcvP gene encoding aminomethyl-transferring glycine dehydrogenase, with translation MTTGSHQPATSMAVTSAVTGDAPRPFSDRHIGARAHETQQMLDAIGVDTLEDLVRQALPQNVQFEGELDLQQGLDEHVVLEQLREIAGKNQMRVQMIGQGYYDTITPAVIRRNVAENPAWYTAYTPYQAEISQGRLEALMNFQQVVIDMTGLPIANASLLDEATATAEAVLLMRRANKKGSTVVLDSELHPQVISVVRTRAHAMDFQVQVADLSQGLVGDDVFGIVCAQVGTSGEIRNFDDAVRGAKERNALVVFATDLLALTLMKSPGEQGADIAVGSAQRLGVPLFFGGPHAGFLSVTSKLRRQLPGRLVGVSTDPEGKAAYRLALQTREQHIRREKATSNITTAQALLADMAGFYAVYHGPAGLTRIASRIHRLAHAFAQCAASISGAEVVTSTFFDTVTLKVADAAAAVAAADEAGINIRHIDATHVGVSFGESHDVAVANTLLEALGASESIDADEFDKAGEGTFGPGHVAAPQLPENLVRTSEFLTHPTFNSYGSESDMMRYMRELADRDLALDRTMIPLGSCTMKLNAAVEMEPITWPEFASIHPFAPAQQTQGWTQLLTELEEMLAEITGYDKVSLQPNAGSQGELAGLLAFKAYHEANGQSQRDKILIPASAHGTNASSGALAGFDVVTVASAEDGSIDVEDLGAKIAEHGDRVAGIMITYPSTHGVFEADVRKVCDMVHEAGGQVYIDGANLNATIGWAKLGQIGGDASHLNLHKTFAIPHGGGGPGVGPIAVGAHLAEYLPGNPLDEQYVDGSNADGLPVSGAFQGSAGVTPISWAYIKLMGQQGLRVATEHSLLTANYVSRELQDYFPTLYTGNTGYVAHECILDLKEITAQYGVTAEDLCKRLMDFGFHAPTLAFPVAGTVMFEPTESESKTELDRFIVAMKKIHQEITAIGSDYSYEESPLAHAPHTATVVLGEEWDRKYSREQAVYPVSSLKRNKYFPPVGRINNAMGDRKLVPFCPPLEAFDVDANFDLVAISI
- the gcvH gene encoding glycine cleavage system protein GcvH: MVNLPKELSYSADHEWVNAAPDAIAGATVRVGITEVASDALGEVVFVDAPQVGDSITAGEACGEIESTKSVSDLISPVSGEVVAVNEALEDNPTLVNDDTYGEGWIFEVAATEAGELMDAAAYAEQNKL